The Poseidonibacter lekithochrous region AGAATTTACGAAAAAAGAAGGGAATATCACTGTATATTCTGTAACAAATGGAAAAATTTCAGATGTTAAATATATTAAAAATGCTGAAGAATTAGCAGGTTTATTTAAATAAGGACTTTACTAGCTAAATTTATTTAGCTAGTAATTTTTCAAAAGCCTCAATTATTGCTTGAGTTTCTAAGTCTTTGATTCTGTTCTCTAAAGAATCAACTGTCTCAGTTGATGATATTTCTAACTCTTTAGTTAAAATAATCTCTCCATCATCATATTTTTCATTTACATAATGAATAGTAACACCTGATTTAGGTGCTTTATCAGCGATTATAGCTTCATGTACAAATCTTCCATACATTCCCTTACCACCATACTTTGAAGGTAATAATGCAGGATGAGTATTAACTATTTTGTTTTCAAAAGCAGAAATTAGTTTAGGTCCAATCATTTTCATATAACCAGAACAAAAAACATAATCACAACCATACTCTAATAAAAGTCTTGCGATTTTATCATCACAATCTTGTCCAGGATATCTTTTGTCATTTACTACAAAGTTTGGAATATCAAAAGATTCTGCATAATTTAATACATTTGCATTAGAGTTATTAGAAACTACAATAATCACTTTTGCATCTAATATCTTATCTTCTATTGCTTTTTGAATCGTTTGAAATCCACTACCATTATATGAGGCTAAAATACCTATTTTTTTCATTTTTATTAATCCTGTTTGTTCTATGGGCGTGATTATAACAAATAAAAAATATTTATACTATAAGTTAAATTTTTTTTACCAAAATGAGCTTTATCTAAGTCTTTGAGCATGAGTTAGTGCAATTGCTATTGCATCTGTAATATCAAGTGGTTTAATCTCTTTTTTAATACCTAATAATCTTTTTACCATAAAAGCAACTTGTGTTTTATCAGCTTTTCCATTTCCTGTAACTGCTTGTT contains the following coding sequences:
- the purN gene encoding phosphoribosylglycinamide formyltransferase, which produces MKKIGILASYNGSGFQTIQKAIEDKILDAKVIIVVSNNSNANVLNYAESFDIPNFVVNDKRYPGQDCDDKIARLLLEYGCDYVFCSGYMKMIGPKLISAFENKIVNTHPALLPSKYGGKGMYGRFVHEAIIADKAPKSGVTIHYVNEKYDDGEIILTKELEISSTETVDSLENRIKDLETQAIIEAFEKLLAK